Below is a window of Humulus lupulus chromosome 2, drHumLupu1.1, whole genome shotgun sequence DNA.
aggtctatcgaggcacAAGAAAAATCATAACATACCTAATTCTATCGAgacctatcgattcctatcgaggcccATGCTAAATCATAAAAAATACCTAATtctatcgaggtctatcgagacAATGCAAAATCAGAATATATCTAACTCTATCGAGGCTTATCGAGGcccatcgagacctatcgaggcaGATGCAAAAATTAGTTTATGCCTAATTctatcgagacctatcgaggcaGATGCAAAAATCAGTTTATGCCTAATTCTATCGAGACAtgtcgaggtctatcgaggcatGTTGAGGTCTCGATACTATCGAGgtctatcgatttctatcgaggtgaccaaaaatctagaaaaaaaaacctAGATTTCATTATTCCCtagccccgatctatcctatgaacaaaaaattaactAATAAACCAGACCCAGACAATTTATTGCAGaataaacaaataaatccctcacatttttctatttcggGGTTGTTTCTGTCGATCGCTTGGGTTTTCTCGCCTACCCGCCTACTCTGGTCGATATTTCTTGCCACTGATGTGCAGTCGTGGTCATGGAAGACAATGCCCACATATTCGACAGTAAATGCGAAAGGAGAGTGAGAGATTTTTGTGATTTTGGTTTTGGGCCAAGAGGGTGAGGGAGAGAACAGAGAGAGTCCGAGAAAGTAGAGAAACAAATGACAagaatattttttgaattaagaAAAATACTAGGATTAAATGGATATGTATATAAAGGGTAGTGTATTTTTGTTATGGTATCCTATTTAATCTATAGTCAAattctttatatataaaatattcaatttattaaaaattaatttatataattttataataatattaaagtaattaaattttgCCTCGAATGCTTTATGTCAGCATTTAATAGtgagttaacattaaaaaaaaagtagGATCACACCAGAACATAAAAACCGATCGAAGTACCTTTAATTTTTAACTCATAAGAATTTAAGTGCAACGAATATATCTAGTGTTTGGGACAAAACCTTATATACCAAATATATACATAATTTTGGACATATATAGGAtctgtatttattttttattactttggtacatatatttatatctataGGGTCCTGATTCAATGTATCACAGGAGacacaaaacaaataataaatagcTCGATGTCGATCACCATATTCAACTGACAACAAATTAAAAAGGAAAAGGGTAGTCTCTGTGGACTTCCAAATATTAGCTAGTGTCAGCTTTAGAACATAAAAACAATAATGATTgcaagctatatatatatattatagagcAATATAATgtataataattataaaattatataattaagtgAAGAGTAGTGCCACCTGTCATCAACTTAATTAggttcatatttttattagtttgtattatatataatcatattaaagtCTTAAAGACAAACCCAATTTAATTACTTTtgtctatatcatatatatttatagtttgaCCAAGAACAGACATGAATGAattaattagtatatatatatatagatataccaTATCATAGCATGACATGAAAATGAATGAattaattatgtatatatatatatgcttttcTTGTGCACCCGTGACACACAGAGACTATAACCCGTGAATCATTTTATATGCCACGTGCCACTCTCTCCATCCACGTATCCCCATGTATGTCTTTCTTTTTTaagacttattaaatttaacgagagagagagagagagagagagagagtcagaCTGATGATCAGCAGAATCAAACTTTACTGCTGCATGTGAAGTGTGAACTGCTATTTTTCTGTTTTGGAACTGTAATTTGAGGAAGACACTTACAAATAATATGACATTTTAAATTGTACATATACGTGAGAGACTATGTAATTAATTAGAGAAACCATAAtacttataaaatttaaataaataaaattttatattaaattttactAATAGTAATATGTCATTGACATCAGTAATAATGCTTAACAATTCTTTGCAAATAATCACTAATCCATCTTCACACCTACTACCACACACAATGAATAAAGTAAACTagctaaaattttaaaatataaagaaaaataagctTCCAATAGATGAGTTAAATTTGAGCTATTTTACACATTTCTTTTATGTTAATGAACAGTATTACTCTACATGTAAATCgagttaaaattattttattattttttctttttttctctttctatattatttatatatatttttttctatttcttttttagtattttaatgaataaaataataatatttaaatgatatggTGAAAATATAGAGAATAAATAGAGAAGTTTGTGTGGTGTAATGTAATTGTttaatgtaaaataaaaaatgtaagaTTTTGGTGATGTATTTGAAAAAATAGAGTAGAGCATCGATTGAAAGTACACTTATTCCTTACTTATAGAAATATAtgacaaattgtttttttttcttaatcaCGTTtccttttaaattattatttttacttgGCAAAAAATACTTTGAAATATACAAATTAGGAGTGCACACGAGTCAGATTTTCGAGTTTTGGGTGCATCAGGTTTGAGTTTTGCGGGTTTCAGGTGGAGAAAAGTGGTACTGAATTCGGTCAGAATTTTTTCGTGTTTTGGTTCAAATTCGGGTTTCGTGTTTCGGGTTGGGCTGGGCTAATTGGGCTTTGGGTCGAAAATGGGCCTTAgtacaaatttttcaaaaataccatttttacacttttttaatttttaaagtttgcTGTTAATTTGgttcaattgattttttttttttacaaattgggccttggtaaaatttttgaaaaaaatataatcatGAAACATAAGTTTATAGAAAATTAGAAATTAGAAAAGAAATGTGATTTTAATGCATTTCAAGAAACAAACTACAAAAGTAATATACTAAAACATTTAAACATAAAGTCAAAAGTTCAATCCCTTACCTATTAAATATTTCACAACTTTGTTTGGTAAAATGAAATATTTAATCACAtagtttgtgtaacgccctaaactacAGGGACTATTACGGTGTGccatttaaacagtgctaaactcgataatcgagtcatttgaccataatcgtgtaactaagtatgattagcgatttaggattAAAAGTTTTGGTTAAGAAAATAACGTtccactaaaatgtttactgtatacattaggatcctcaaatataatttaaaggtctataacaagaaaacatttacaaccagccgatctaagcggcaaaacagggtttaaccctagttcattttTCAACCCTTGGCCATgccggtcaagcagccgcatatgtacacatcgtcacctaagctctccaactcaaggatggtccaactttctttttcctttacctgcaccacatagcacccgtgagccgaagcccagcaaaaaaactcaatatgctcatgatcaataatatcatgtcatcaaatcaaatctggcatgcctagcaaatatagctctattcaagcatgcaaataaatttagataatgctggggaatctaggataagaaatcctgccctcctgattggatgactatcaagtcaatcctaatcagatgagtgatttaacactagtggttccattaaccataatgagtgactgacaagcaagtcaccacggggctcagcacccacaaccatgcaaatgatgatcattatgatcatacagagcttatagccctgaacagatgagtgaatatcactttgaggttctgttaaaccataatgagtgactgacaagcaagtcactacggggctcggcacccatagccatgtgacaaagcagtcacctgggctttctggcaatggctctaatcagatgagtgactgacgaacaagtcactacggggctcggcacccacagtTGTGTGACGAAATAGTTACCTGGGctcagtacccatagccatgtgactaaacaatcactggggctctctggccttggctccaatcaaatgagtgactgctgggtaagtcactcgggctcaacacccatagccatgcgactaaacagtcactggggctctctggccctggctctaagtaactagactttggctagacaagttcttttagtttttcatcgaacttgaggtcggtccagcattaatgctcatttgagttattcaatgcagatgtcaattagatctaatcttttatcgactcTGCGTTCATAACGCTTATGTCGTTCTTGACTTCTTAGTCAATACCAAGTGAtgagtgctcaatactactgccgaacttgacaagtaggtcatAGCTTCACAGCTAATACTGGCACCATTGCCaattagtcagtgccacacacaagtaagcaatactaccagacatatatcatatgtcaaatatccagatgtaggacattcaacatgcttacttaacagttgctggcataattatgatcatgcacaaacacagagactcacgctctgatcaatctcatattcaacattcatggcatgccctaatcacatgtttctcgtgcatcacatgcatcacatttaaacactcgacgtgcctcaataataaccatgcatgtcatatacagggtgcagttttcttacctctggtccaagcacacgttaccaataaacaagccacaagcacaatcctgattccaagcccttagtgacaacctagtcacaaccataatataaaacttcatcaaaataagtaaataaatacttccaaacccaacccaagcctccgagacGTCAAATctcactcaactaggtagtaggatcgatcccaggcccttagagttaagttcccatgacaaaaagACAATTATGGGCAACTTTTCCCTTAAGTGCCGCGGCCCTCCAtacaccatgtcgcggcccgcccccctgacagagcctccTCCTCTTCagcaagcttgggccgcgacccaaccacgaaccaaccatttttcctcgttttctcctttttaaaaccttcgaaaaacctatccaaacatctcaaaactcaaaaatcaaagttcccaaacatccacatgatccaaaaccaacaaaacccgagtatcaaatcaataaaaaactcatcaaaacacaaagtccaattcaagcttaaaaaatttaaaaacttagaacttaaaacttgaattacctccgattgagttgtttcccaactaaatcccccagctaataagcttctaatctttcctagaatcgctatgtctcgatcctcgcttgaatccgagtcctagaactcaagttctcttcgaaaatgcgatcgggagacaaaaatagaactttgaaggagagagaacgttctgaacattctttttatttcttaacaggttacttcaagcttaagtagtctcaaacaaatcctaatgctcggggtcccgaaaacgtcccgtgggtaaaatagtcaaaacctccagaatttcttcctgatcttactaactctcaatttatcatcaaatattgattctcattacccaataacccggtattgctctaaataccccttaactcactccGATTGAaaaataaatcccgttgtgactttcccactatagcttacctcctaggatcgtatcgtgctgagtaaccctagtataaccaaataataataaagcaccacacacatatatcacatatatgccaaatatgcccgaaatgaccaaaatatgaaaatcactcaattaatcaaaaatgagttcacatgcatatttaatacacctaaacatgcatataataatttaataacacaataaatcaattatggccctcccgccctcctaatcaaggtcctaaaccttattaggaaatttgaggcattacagtTTGAGATTAAAATATGTAATCACATAGTCATAGATACACAAAACAGTGaacatatacacatatacacattatatATTTCATAGATTAGATATTAAAAGTGAGCCTATAGATACTAGATATAGttatcaatatataatatatggAGACAAAATGAGAgaataaaaatcaaaataaagagaaagaaGATGTGCTCGCTGTGAGGGGGTTGGCTGGCTGGCTTATGTCGGGTTCGGATCGAATAATTAGGCCAAAAATAAATAGgttttctgaagaaaaaaaaaaggtttttggGGTTCTGGTTGAGCAGATTTTCAAGTTTTGCGGGTCATATATTCACTATTAATGCAAACCCTTTGAAAACGTACTCTTTTGTTTAAAAGGAATGTTAATGTAGCTGTTAaacaaatatttataataattgaaaaatatttttttatcaaacgaataaattaataatttatttttaaattataaaaaaaaaatttaccattACGTTAACATTTTGAACTGAAAATTATGATTTCAACCTACtatttcattatatatatataaatcctagctaattcattattattattatgattataataataataacaataataataataataataataatgataaaaagaCAGGTGTCATAGGTGAGAGCCACGAAATTGAAATGATCCTCACCcaccaaataaaaataaaagttcatGTAGTCGTCAATCAATCACAACCTTTTGTTTTGATCatggagatagagagagagacagagtAAGTATGATTCTGAGTCCCACGTGACAGATTAAGACAAAACCATGCACGTAACAGACTTTGGTCTTAATTCATTCCATCTTCCCCATGACAATATTATCTTATTTTTAACATCTATAAAACCCCACTTCCTCAACCCCCTGCCATCTCACAAACCAAtaactcacacacacacacacacacacacacatacatatacacatatatatacacgcACACTCTCTCTAGCTATATATATCTATACTATATCAGTATTCACAGTAAGGCAATATCACAAATTATTATAGCTCCGATCGATCCAGCCTTAATCGGCATGCAAAATTTGCACCATTCAAGCTGCTCTGCCCTATCGATCTCTGCAAGTTAATCAGGTGAATTTTGCTCATACAGTaaattatatatctatatatatatatatgcgtgtgtgtatatatatatttatattaatataatgctTGTAAATATCACGTGAGATACAAACTAATAAAGTGGGCTGGCTTGTAGTTAGGTTTTGTGGGCGGtacttacttttttttttgttgttaaattgactaataataattaattttttatagcAGTTTCTTTTATTAGTCTTGGGTTGGCATGGCATTTATAAGTGGGGGAAATTGTTTGGTTGAGAGTAACAAGTTATGGACCATAGAAATTGGATTATTATTTTGGATATAATGAACCCGTGAATGGATTAATTCTATTGTCCAAGCagtgagagatagagaaaaagagtAGTTGTAGTAGTACTATATACcttatatcatatatcatatatatatataatttgtatatattattattatttgatctATATATATGTGTGCCTTCCTGCTTCCGTGGCCACATATAGCTAGCAAACAATGAAGAGTCACGAGAATTTTTGCTTTTACATCATCAAAACCCACACATTCACCCAACTAATAATggtttctcttctcttctcttctcttctccatatcatatcatatcatatattattttcaattattctctctctcttcctATACATATGTTCCAAAAAGTTTATAATGTATATACGTATACGCTACACTATCTCTTGCTctcttgcatatatatatatatatacatatatatgtagtaCGTACACAACACACATCTTTCATGTCCTAAATACAAGTGGTGGGACAACTCGATTGTATAGTTGGACTTATAAgtttataataataaatgcagCCAATACAAAAGCAAAGAATATTagtctttttatatatatagctATAGGGACGTATATATAATATTAAGGGATGTCGGTAGTTTAATTAATTTACATTACAAGTAGTTATATATGTACGTACAGAGATTTGTTTAATAGTTTTGGTTCTCTTTTCAAGTTCACGTAAGTATAGCTAGATTTTTTTTGAGGTGTACAATATCATTATGGAGGACATATATTTATCTTTGTTCATGAgtacaaaaaaattcaaaaacaaattaAACCGGTATAAATGTACACAATTAATAAGTTCCCACTTTATACATGTGTTTGAGAGTTTAGCTTAATAGGCACATTGCTAAGGGTATTATTGATGACTAACACCACAAGAATAAGAATATGACATGGTACAATAATCTAATATCGGATCTCACTAGCTTATTTGAATTTATGGTTAACCAAAAGATACTATATAACTTAGGATGCCATATAGCAACGCCAAAAGTGTTATTAGTGAGTTTAAACTTGTAAAGCAACGGAGAAGGACACGTGGCATTGACACTAAGTTCTAGAGAATACTGACCTCAAACTAGATCACAAGCTTAAAACAGTATTGCCCTAGCTTATAGCTGCACATCccctatatatattataataaatatatttataaactaGAGATCAGTAGAAAGCAGAAAGTACATGCAGGCACATATGTCAAATATTATGTGTATCAAAACAGTTTTAAGTTGGACagagtgaaaaaaaaaattgaggtaGATTTTTGGACCACATAACATGGTGTCATATATggtctaataaattaaaaaataaataaaacattataGACAAAAGAAAGTGAGAGATAACTAAGAAAGAAGAAACTACCAGATTGCCACACACAAtacaaagagaaaaagagaagaccACTTCACAAAGAAAAACCCTCCAAaaccctttttcttcttcatatgctAACCAACAGAAACAGAACACGTGTCAACTTCTCACATCATAGTGaacattttttcaaaaaaaacatTTTCAGTATAAAACTAAGACTCCTCTGCTCCAATTAGTTCGTACTATAGGCCACTTTTAAGGCTCTCTCTTTCTCCCCCTCGCTCTGTTATTGCTCTCTTCATATTCATACTTCATTCTCTTATCACTATCTTAACAAATCAAGTCTTTGTAATTTTTCAGAGAAAGATAAGATCAATGGAGATGGTTCGTGGGTTTTTATTCATCTTTTGGATTACAGTGAGTCTTGTTATTATACAAAAttcaagtaataataataatgtagaAGGAAGGTTTCATTATCACAAGAAGCAAAAGTATAAAGAAGTCCCTGCACCACCACcacaatcatcatcatcatcaccatcaccatcacaaTCACAATCACCAGTGAGTAATGATGATCCGACTGTGCCTTCGGACCCTTCTCCTCCAACTCCAGGCACTTCCATCACTCCCGTACCATCAGACCCTTATCCAAACGACCCGGCGCCAGAACCAGCACCAGCACCAGCACCAGCCGATGGGGATGATACGACCAGCACCGGCTGCACATTCGACGTCATGTCGTATGGTGCGGTGGGAGATGGCGAAGCAGACGACACTGCAGCCTTCAGAGAGGCATGGAAAGCTGCCTGCGCTGTGGAATCAGGTGTCGTTTTGGCCCCTGCTAACTACTGTTTCAAAATCACTTCCACCATATTTTCAGGACCCTGCAGCCCCGGATTAGTTTTCCAAGTAAgtacatattaattattaattaattgtttcatttttttatattattaaaaaaaagaagaagaagaatagaaattGATTGTGTTTGGTGTTGGTTAAAACAGGTAGATGGGGTATTAATGACACCAGATGGACCAGAGGAATGGCCCCAAGCAGATAGCCGTAGACAATGGCTTGTGTTTTACAGACTGGACAATATGAGTTTCACAGGAACTGGTACTATTGAAGGCAATGGTGAGAAGTGGTGGGATCTCCCTTGCAAGCCTCACAGGGTATTATTTgttctcatctttttctttttctttaaatgaaaaaaaaaaaaaaaagaagctgcTAATTCATAATAATCTGAATTGAAATTCAGGGTCCCAATGGATCAACAAAATCAGGACCATGTGATAGCCCAGCTGTGAGTACTACTACTTAGAATGAAGTTATTAATTATTAGCTATATTAAAGGAAATACATAGTTCAATTTCAAATTGTTTTTAGTGGGattattaatgtgaatatatatatatttaaatgacaGTTAATACGGTTCTTCATGAGCTCCAACTTGGCAGTAAAAGGACTAAGTATAAAAAACAGTCCAATGTTTCACATGAAATTCGACGGTTGTGAAGGTGTGCTGATTGATGGGATATCCATTTCATCACCAAAGCTTAGCCCCAACACTGATGGGATCCACATAGAGAATACTAAATCAGTGGGGATATACAACTCAATGATAGCCAATGGTAtacctatatatatacatatatatacactacCCAACTAGTACTCTTGTccttttcaattaattaatttcatattattaatttttattaattatacatacatatatatttatttatgtagGAGATGACTGCATTTCAATTGGTCCTGGATGTTCTGACGTGGACATAGAAGGTGTGACGTGTGGGCCAAGTCACGGGATTAGGTATCCATATTATTTAAAGGCATTTCCATTTTTTTGATgtataaaaaaatatcttttctacgatattttaatttgttcgtatataaaaatagttttctagaaaataaaattaagtttatataaaaataaaatatcttttcaactatatttaaatttatacgTATATAAAAATGGTTTttctataaaataaaattaagtttAGAATTTGCATATAATTTCATAAATCAAAACACTTTAAATGGGTTAAAATATTTTTGCTGTTTTTAAAATGTACAAATTATTCAAAATAtaatacttttattttttatatgacAAAAGTACTAAAGTATAACATTTATACGGCAAGTACTAATTTGGGTACTTttacttcaaaaaaaaaattaaatttagatACTTAAGTGCTAATTCAGATAATTTAAGTACTTTctgcaaaaatatattttttttcattacttTTATTATAACTTATAAATTCATAATCTCAATTAGAATAAGGaaccatttaaataaaataaaaaaattgaaaaaaatattttattattttatctattttattGAATTGAAATTAACAAACAATGAACCCATAAAattagttgtttttttttactTACTTAaagaaaacatatattttttttttcttttggttgaTAGCATTGGGAGCCTAGGAGTGCATAACTCACAAGCATGTGTATCGAACATAGCGGTTCGAAACGTCGTGATCAGAGAATCAGACAACGGGCTGAGAATAAAGACATGGCAAGGTGGTACGGGCTCCGTAACTGGGATAGTGTTCGAGAATATTGAAATGGAGAATGTGAGGAACTGCATCAACGTGGACCAGTACTACTGTCTCTCCAAGGAATGTCTCAATCAGACCTCGGCTGTCTACGTAAACGACATCCAATACCGCACCATAAAAGGCACATACGACGTACGGACCACCCCAATCCACTTCGCCTGCAGCGACGCCGTCGCCTGCACCAACATCACCATGTCCGATGTCGAGCTCTTCCCGCACGAGGGAGAGTTGCTCGAAGACCCCTTTTGCTGGAACGCTTATGGGACTCAGCAGACTCTCACCATTCCTCCCATTAGTTGCTTGCAAGAAGGGGAAGCTCAGACTCTGGCCGAGCCCCACAAATATATTTGCTCATAGTttcttttatacatatatatatatatgttgggtTTTTTGGTCCATATATACTTACTTGTATTTGTATAGAGAGCCGAAGAGCACCATTGTTGTTTGTGGGTTGATTAGGGGGCTCTTCTCCAATTGGTATCATCACTTACTAGGCGCTCCGTCCCTATTTGGGTCTTATATACCCCTTATTGTGTGATGAGGAGGATGATATATGTGAATTTTAAAGTGGgtctattattactattattatttattcatgtgACCCTacattgtaatttttattttagtaatatgagaaattttaatttatttcggtttattttattattatttgctcAAATAGATATAGATACAAGGTATTTGCatattttaaaaaagttatcgAGCGAGTAATTAATAAAACCCTTTTTAAACGAGCAAAACCAATGTTTTGAGGCAATAAACTATCTTCCTTTTATGCTTTGTTTGGAGAGCTAAAATCTAATGTTTGACAAAATGGATTTATAAAAATAgatataaataagtaaataaataaaaaaagacaaAGACTGACTCAATTCTTAAAATTCATTTAAGTGAtgcttgaaaaatatatattttcaacgacatatatttttttaaataggaACATGTGATTTTTAAAGAGTTGCTTTGCATAATTTATGTGTAAGATACATATAACTACAAATTATTATTCTAAATTATGTATGTAATTTAAAATTAGTTCCATatattatcattatttatttattcatggGACCTAGTTAAGAGCAACTCAAACATTGCTAGTCGTGTTAAGGAATTAGCTATTTTAGCTAATAATaagacattttttttatttttttacaattccAACCATAACTTTTTTCGCTAGTTATAATAACAATTTACTTTTTTATTAGCCAAATGTAACTACTAAGAAATAATTAGTCTAATTGATgtcatattattttaataataaaaaaaaaagtaacgaTGGTAatctaaatttataaaaaatattaatttaatcaactttagctaaaaataataaaaatttaactATTAATTGACCGTTGGAGATGCTGTAAATAGTTATACTCTCACATGTTCTTCCTACTAAACATGTTGTCACCATGACGATTAACAAAGTCAAAGCACACCTTTCCTatgttttcttcttttgtttgaaCTTGGACTCAGTGATCGTCCAACGGGTCTTTTTCATAATTACCCATTTTTAGGCATACTTAACTAAATATATCCAGCATTAATATCTTAACTAAATATACCCACCTTTAAAGGTCTGATTCCTATATTACCCTTACTCATACCCATACCGATTTTATAGTTATAACTTCCTCTTCTATCGAACAATTTCTCCACCACCAGCGATTTCCTCTTCACTGCACTGTTGTTCATCAAATTTCTTCTTCTGTTCCTCTGCACAGCGATTTCCAATCTGCTTGGTGAGTTCTTCCTCCTTGCTTGAGACTAATTTTCTCTCTTCCTCCTTTCacaatttttatttcttttaaaatttttTGAACTGTACAATCATACATATAAATTAACATTCATGTGTGTATAAGAATTTAGTGAAGTTAAATGAAATTGAATAttccatattatacataagttaAAATGCCTTCTAAGTGTTTGTTAAAATTACTCAATAAAATCGTGACTATGATATTGCAAAAAATCTGCCATTGAGATCATTATTATTATCATGGAgagtttttcttcattttcacaaATTTATAGTGCTAGGAGTTTGTTGATAAAATGCCTCTATGTAAACTATAAATTTCTGGTATAAaaaagagtttgttgatctttgtttatatgattttcggatttatatgtttttattttaatgctacaTTTGGCTCTTTGATTTGGAATTAAATATACTGGAATAAATTCTTAAACTTGTCTGATGTTTGACATGTGTGCTGGCCATTTCTGGGATCATTATTCTTGTACCTATTTGTCCAAAATTG
It encodes the following:
- the LOC133819602 gene encoding polygalacturonase At1g48100, which translates into the protein MEMVRGFLFIFWITVSLVIIQNSSNNNNVEGRFHYHKKQKYKEVPAPPPQSSSSSPSPSQSQSPVSNDDPTVPSDPSPPTPGTSITPVPSDPYPNDPAPEPAPAPAPADGDDTTSTGCTFDVMSYGAVGDGEADDTAAFREAWKAACAVESGVVLAPANYCFKITSTIFSGPCSPGLVFQVDGVLMTPDGPEEWPQADSRRQWLVFYRLDNMSFTGTGTIEGNGEKWWDLPCKPHRGPNGSTKSGPCDSPALIRFFMSSNLAVKGLSIKNSPMFHMKFDGCEGVLIDGISISSPKLSPNTDGIHIENTKSVGIYNSMIANGDDCISIGPGCSDVDIEGVTCGPSHGISIGSLGVHNSQACVSNIAVRNVVIRESDNGLRIKTWQGGTGSVTGIVFENIEMENVRNCINVDQYYCLSKECLNQTSAVYVNDIQYRTIKGTYDVRTTPIHFACSDAVACTNITMSDVELFPHEGELLEDPFCWNAYGTQQTLTIPPISCLQEGEAQTLAEPHKYICS